The Pseudomonadota bacterium genomic sequence CTAAAACTGGTTTCTAAAATTCAGGATATAGTTTCGATAGGAAAACTCTCTGTTTCACAGGGGTATCTCTTTGCCGCTAACCTTGGAAGTCCTGACTTTTTCACCATATTTGATGAAATAGTAGAGACACCGGCAACCAATCCTCCGTCTATCCTTAATTACTGGCTGCCCCTTTATTGTTTTTCTTTCTTGCCGGCCTCTTTGCGTGCTCGGAGGAATATACCAATCGCAGGGATCAATAGTGCCCAGAGTCCTGATTTTGGGTGCATAAAGCATCCAATGACAGTAAAGGCAAGAAAGCTCCATTTCAAAAACAACGGCATTTCGAGTTTTCTGCGCTCGATCCAGTCGATGAGACCGCCGACAATCATGAGGGAGAAACCAGTCATGAAAAACCAAAATGCCACCCGCCTGTCAAGGCTCCTGCCGACCGTATTAAAGAGTAATTCTCCGGCAAACTGGAAAACGACTTTGTGATACGCAACCAACCCATAGATCTGGTGGATCAGACCGATTGCCATGAGACTCTTCCCGATCCATGCCTTCATCCTATCCTCCTTCCCGCCGTCCGGCCGGGTCGCATCTTACATCTATCGAATAACGGCTTCCAATATGTCAAGGGCCTTCATCGATTTCTATTTCCTCTTATCCTTGATTGCGTCCTCCATCATTATCAAACAATGAGGGTGAATCGTGATCACCATGTTTGCAGACCAACGCCGGCGTCACCGGGAGGCGAAGCGCCGTATTTCGCCGGTGGATGGCATAGTTAGGCATTAAAATCTACTCTGAATAACGAAGCCGAAATGAGGGGTCGGATTGGTGACAATGATCTGTTCCCCAGTTGGCTTCTTAATTACGTATCCATCAAACACCTTTTCCTGGCCACCCTGTAAATTGCCATAGACTTTGACTTTTTCATTAAGGGAGACATCCAATTTCCTGTTGCCCGGCAACTTAGCGCGAACAAAGATTGAACCAGAGTTGTCCGTAAGAGTAAAACCGTTTTCATTTAGTTGCGTAACCGTTCCTTCGATTGTAGTTACTGGCGGCAATCCTATGTTCTTGATCGGTGTAGTGCCGGCACACCCGCTAACAATTACGATA encodes the following:
- a CDS encoding DUF6463 family protein, which produces MKAWIGKSLMAIGLIHQIYGLVAYHKVVFQFAGELLFNTVGRSLDRRVAFWFFMTGFSLMIVGGLIDWIERRKLEMPLFLKWSFLAFTVIGCFMHPKSGLWALLIPAIGIFLRARKEAGKKEKQ